Below is a genomic region from Prolixibacteraceae bacterium.
ATGGTTTCGAGACATCCGACTTCTCTCCGGTCAGCCGTTCCCAAATATTATGACCATCAATAGTGAGGCCTTTGGGAACAGAGATCCCTGCAAGATGTAGTACAGTTGGATAAATATCTAATGTCGAAGTCACATCATCAACCACAACTCCCTTCTGAACCACTTCAGGCCAACGAATGATGGCTGGAACTCGAAATCCACCTTCATAAGTCGATGCTTTGCAACCTCTCAATCCTCCAGTACTACCTACATCCGTAATACGAATACCATTCTTTGTAATTCTTGAAGGAAGGTCTTGCCACGGACCATTATCACTAGTAAAGACCACCAATGTATTATCTTCGAGGCCTTGATCTTTTAAAGTCTTCAGAATCTGGCCTACACTCCAATCAATGGTCTCAATAACATCTCCATATAGTCCACCCTTCGATTTTCCTCTAAACTCATCAGTAGTACTAATTGGGACATGTGGCATACTGTGAGCAAGATAAAGCATAAATGGTTCTGACCTATTTTTTTTGATAAAAGAGATGGCCCTGTTTGTATAATCAACAGTTAAATTATCTTGATCCCGATTGATCTCTTTTGCTTTCGTCTCATCTTCATAAATATACAGGCGACTCTCTTCTTCATTCAACCATGGACACCATGGCAACAGCATATCATTACTATATGGCAATCCATAAAAATGATCAAATCCTCTTCGTGTTGGAAGATACTGGGGCTGATGTCCAAGATGCCATTTTCCAATAGCCATCGTATGATACCCTTGCTCTTGGAGCAAATTTGCAAAAGTCACTTCAGAGACAGGCAAACCACCCTTTGATTGGGGATCAAAGTTCATCGGACAATTTCTCACTGAACTTCTACCTGTAAGTAGAGATGCTCTCGAAGGAGTACACAGTGAAGCTGCTGCATAAAACGATCTCATACGAACGCCCTCTTCAGCCATTTTATCAATATGTCGAGTTCTATTATTGGGACTTCCGTAACAACTTAAATCTCCATACCCCATATCATCTGCAAAAATAACAACAATATTAGGTTTTCTTGTCTCGTGCTCATTACACGAGGTAAAGCCAAGAGTAAGAGCACAGACCACTCCCAACCAAGTTCGACTATTTTTAATCAGTTCCATATTTATGACACTTTAGTATTTTGCAATACACCTCTTAAACTTACTGAGAATATCTAAAAATCAATAATACCAATTCCATTAATATATGATCTATATCGCTGCTTCTTGTACTACCTCTTTGATCCATGGACGCGAATGATCTGTATCACCAACCTCTTTTCTCAATCTAATCAACTCCTTTTTCATTATGGATATTTGTGTTTGATAAGCAGGGGTATGATAAACGTTGTGAAGTTCCTTAGGATCTTTTTCTAAATCATAAAACTCCCATTGAGGAGCACTTCTTGCAACGTCTGAATCTGCATCCATCGGCACTCCGTAATAAAACGCCAACTTATAACGATCATTACGCACACCGAAATGCCCTGGTCGTATGGGAGCATGTTCCCAATATCTATAATACATCGATGTACGCCAACTCTTAGGATGTTCTCCACGTAGCAAGGGTCTAAAACTATTCCCTTGCATCCAATCTGGCTTAACCACACCTGCATAATCAGCAAACATTGCAGGGAAATCGATATTCAAAACCAATTCTTTATTTCGCGTCCCTCCCTTAATCTCTTTTGGATAGCGCACGACCATAGGCATATGAAGCGACTCTTCAGCAATCATTCTCTTATCAAAGAAACCATGCTCCCCGAGGAAGTAACCTTGATCGGCAGTATAAACCACAATAGTATTCTCAGCCAACCCTGCATCCTCTAGATAATCGAGCAGTCGTCCAATATTGTCATCAATAGCAGCACCACAACGCATAAAATCTTTCACCAACTTCTGATAGACTTTCTTTCTAGCCTCGATGGAATCCAAGCCTTCAGTTGTAAATGGCAAACCGGGATATTTACACCACCATTTATCTGGAGCTTCACTTGCCTTTTCCCACCTCCATGCAAGATTCTCCAACTGCTGGCCATCATAAGTTCGACCACTCTTGTCTTTATCAAAATCTAATAAAGTCGATGGATAAGGTATCTCTTGATCCTTGTACAAATCTTTAAACCGTTCAGGATAGTCAAACGGTTCATGCGTAGCCTTAAAATGGCACATCATCATAAAAGGTTTCGTTTGATCCCTATGCTTCAACCAATTAATGGTCAAATCTGTGATAACATCGGTGGAGAAGCCAGAGTATACTGCACCACCCTTAGCTCCTTCTTCCCAATTAGATGTTGTTTTAAGGATCGGATCCCAATACCTTCCTTGATCATGCAATACATTAAAATAATCAAACCCTGAAGGTTTAGATTTTAAGTGCCACTTACCAATTAAAGCTGTTTGATATCCATTGGCTCGCAATAACTTAGCAACATTCTGTCTTTCAGGATCGAGGCGATCTCTTAACATATAAACCTGGTTTACATGACTATAGGTTCCTGTCATAATAGAAGCCCTACTCGGCACACAAATAGAGTTGGTACACATACAGTTATCAAATACCATACCTTGATTTGCCAACCGTTCTATATTGGGATTATGAACGTAATCTTTCAATACACCACCATAAATTCCCCAAGCTTGCGACGTGTGATCATCCGCCATAACAAAAAGAATATTCGGACGTTTAGACTCCTGATGATGGCATGCGCCCAACAATATTGTTGAAGCGATCACACACAATGATTTTAGATTTTTATTCATAACATGATTAAGTTTAGATTTTTGCCAACCAATTGAATCTCATCTCATACCAATTGGATTAATAGATGAGCTATAAAGACTTGTGAAAACATTTTGCATAGACAAGGTTAAAAATAGAAGCATAACCTTACCCTACAGAGTGAAGAACAAACAAAATAGAACGCAAGGATATAGCTCATTTATAGATATAATCAGTACAACCTACTCCCTACTGTTTATCATGACGGCGATAAGCCACATGCATCTCATCAAAACGCTTATACTGCTTCTCTAACTTAGACTCAAAATGCTTATAGTTTTTCTTAGGAGTCCATGTTGCTTCAGCTAGTGCACATAAACGAGGATATGTCATATATTCATAATGAGCAGGGGTTGTAGTAAAATTACCCCACATATTTGCTTGTGCCCCTACGATGAATTTACGTTCTTCCGCATTCAATGAAGCTGGGATAGGATTGTAACCATACACTGTTTCAAGCGTTAATACTTTTTTAAATCGTACGTAGGGCTCATTCTCCTTATCTGTAGATTGTAAGTAATCAAAATACAAATAGCTATTAGGGCTCATCACCACTTTGTGGTGCATCTTCGCAGCTTTAATACCACCTTTTTCACCTCGCCAACTCATCACCATAGCATTTGGATCAATACCACCCTCTAAGATTTCGTCCCAGCCGATAGCGACATGCCCTCTCTTCTTTGCATATTGGGCCACACGAGAGATGAAATAACACTGAAGCTCATCATAATCTTTCAAACCCTCTTTCTCCATTCGTGCACGACAATGAGGACACTTTTTCCAACCGTCTTTCTTCACCTCGTCGCCTCCAATATGCACAATCTTAGATGGGAATAGCGCAAAGACCTCATCCAACACATCTTCAACAAATTGGAAGGACACCTCCTTACCTGGACAAAGCACATTGCTCATCCCACCAATTTTTAAAGAACGAACCTCGGCAGGATTACCTGAACAAGAGATCTCTGGATAAGCAGCAATTGCAGCAATAGAGTGTGCAGGAACATCAATCTCGGGAACAATGGTAATATGTAGCTTCTCTGCATATTTCACCAACTCTTTCACTTGCTCTTGTGAATAGAATCCATTATCAGGTGTTTGGTTATTGTAAAATGTTTCTCCTCTTACTTGATCGATTGTATTATTACGAGTAGATCCTACTTTAGTAAGTTCTGGATACTTCATAATTTGCAAACGCCACCCTTGGTAATCTGTCAAATGCCATTGAAAAACATTCATCTTATACAATGCCATCAGATCCAAATGCTTCTTAATTCGATCTACCGAAACAAAGTATCGAGAACAATCTAACATATAACCTCTCCATGACAACATCGGACTATCCTCTACCTCACAACATGGAATATCCAACGAAACAGAAGGAGTCGAATAATAGCCATCCACTACAACAGGAAGTAACTGACGAATACTTTGCACCGCATAGAAAGCCCCTTTGGCATCTTTCGCTTGGATTGTAATTTGATCAGGAGTAATTGTTAAACGATACCCCTCATCCCCAAGTTTTTCTGGCCAAGACTTAACCTTTTCAAAAACAATCGAAGCCTTTTTCGCTTTAGAAATCACATCTAGTGTATAACCGTGACTGGTCTCCATGATAGAAGAAAGCATTTCCGCTTCTGCACCAAACACTTTTGGGGCATAGACTTTCATACTAGGAAGAAAACGGAATGAACCTTGCTTTTCCACCACTTTAGTTGGCTCAGGAATAATATCAATTGCAAATAATGAACCATACCCTAGGACTAGAGCAAGAAGAATAATGAATCTCTTCATACGTGTTTAAATTTTGTAAGTTTATAATCAGTTTTGTGAGATAATCAAACAAGAATATTAAAGCAAAGAGTTACGATTTAACCACTTCTTTCACTCCATCTTAATATCAAAAGTCAATAAACCACCATGTTTAATTATCACCCATTAAATATAGTCAAATTATAGTAGAGAAATCAAGCTCAAACACCTGTTTTATAATCAAAAAGGCCTTTAAAACCTTAATACTTATCAAAACAACTAATCCTGTTCATTTCTGTTGGACATAAACAAACATAAGACTACCGCCCTATGTTACCGATTTGAAAAGAACACGCTAAGTTTCATCTGTGTGCCATTCCGTACGTAACAACTACTGGGAACGCCGAGCTCCTGCTCGGCATCGTACCACAACACCACCCAATAGCAATACTAAGTTTTCAATCTCTTGACACATGATGTCGAGCTAAAGCGCTGCACTCGCAGCGGCAGTCACAGATTTTGTACATCCAAACAATTTCAACCAAGCCCCGAAAAGGGTGGCCGAACATAGCCCAATGGTGAAATAAATATATTGCACCCAAGCGCAACATAGAAATGAGCATTGGGTACACCATCCATCAAAAATCAAGGGCTGAAAGCCTGGCCCAAATCAACTCTTCGACATGACATACCAAGAAGAATACCACAACCCAAGATCGTCTTGGGGCAGACTTACAGCCTTCAGTTGATGATTACATGATTTCCCAAGGCTCCAACCGACACCTTGACCTTACGGTCAAACTATGGTCTCCACCATTGGGCTAAATTTGGTTTCCCTTTCAGAGAATGTTGCTGTATGGAATAAAAATCCTGTGTCTATCTGTCCGATCAGTTTCAATCTGTGTGCTATTGTTTCCCCTTGCAACACGACCAAAACTCTTCGTATCTTCGTGATGAATTTAATCTGTGTCATACTTATTCCATTCATTCGTCACAACACATCCACCATTCAAAGTATAGCATAACTCATCATTATAAACAGATAAATCACTACCTTTGCCATTCTGTCCAATAAACAGCAAAAAATATTTGGCAGGAACACGATAACAGTTGAATGTAATTACAAAAAATATGATTGATCAATCTACCATATGTGCTATTAGTACGGCTCCTGGAGTAGGAGGAATAGCAGTCCTTCGTCTATCTGGTAATGAAGCAATAACCATTGCCGATAAAGTTTTTGTCTCACC
It encodes:
- a CDS encoding sulfatase encodes the protein MELIKNSRTWLGVVCALTLGFTSCNEHETRKPNIVVIFADDMGYGDLSCYGSPNNRTRHIDKMAEEGVRMRSFYAAASLCTPSRASLLTGRSSVRNCPMNFDPQSKGGLPVSEVTFANLLQEQGYHTMAIGKWHLGHQPQYLPTRRGFDHFYGLPYSNDMLLPWCPWLNEEESRLYIYEDETKAKEINRDQDNLTVDYTNRAISFIKKNRSEPFMLYLAHSMPHVPISTTDEFRGKSKGGLYGDVIETIDWSVGQILKTLKDQGLEDNTLVVFTSDNGPWQDLPSRITKNGIRITDVGSTGGLRGCKASTYEGGFRVPAIIRWPEVVQKGVVVDDVTSTLDIYPTVLHLAGISVPKGLTIDGHNIWERLTGEKSDVSKPFFYVKADSLQAVRHGMWKCRITDVDGVQLFNLNDDPAEKFNVAAHYPQQVDRLRILMKYFAKDSGSKTAF
- a CDS encoding sulfatase, which produces MNKNLKSLCVIASTILLGACHHQESKRPNILFVMADDHTSQAWGIYGGVLKDYVHNPNIERLANQGMVFDNCMCTNSICVPSRASIMTGTYSHVNQVYMLRDRLDPERQNVAKLLRANGYQTALIGKWHLKSKPSGFDYFNVLHDQGRYWDPILKTTSNWEEGAKGGAVYSGFSTDVITDLTINWLKHRDQTKPFMMMCHFKATHEPFDYPERFKDLYKDQEIPYPSTLLDFDKDKSGRTYDGQQLENLAWRWEKASEAPDKWWCKYPGLPFTTEGLDSIEARKKVYQKLVKDFMRCGAAIDDNIGRLLDYLEDAGLAENTIVVYTADQGYFLGEHGFFDKRMIAEESLHMPMVVRYPKEIKGGTRNKELVLNIDFPAMFADYAGVVKPDWMQGNSFRPLLRGEHPKSWRTSMYYRYWEHAPIRPGHFGVRNDRYKLAFYYGVPMDADSDVARSAPQWEFYDLEKDPKELHNVYHTPAYQTQISIMKKELIRLRKEVGDTDHSRPWIKEVVQEAAI
- a CDS encoding beta-N-acetylhexosaminidase; protein product: MKRFIILLALVLGYGSLFAIDIIPEPTKVVEKQGSFRFLPSMKVYAPKVFGAEAEMLSSIMETSHGYTLDVISKAKKASIVFEKVKSWPEKLGDEGYRLTITPDQITIQAKDAKGAFYAVQSIRQLLPVVVDGYYSTPSVSLDIPCCEVEDSPMLSWRGYMLDCSRYFVSVDRIKKHLDLMALYKMNVFQWHLTDYQGWRLQIMKYPELTKVGSTRNNTIDQVRGETFYNNQTPDNGFYSQEQVKELVKYAEKLHITIVPEIDVPAHSIAAIAAYPEISCSGNPAEVRSLKIGGMSNVLCPGKEVSFQFVEDVLDEVFALFPSKIVHIGGDEVKKDGWKKCPHCRARMEKEGLKDYDELQCYFISRVAQYAKKRGHVAIGWDEILEGGIDPNAMVMSWRGEKGGIKAAKMHHKVVMSPNSYLYFDYLQSTDKENEPYVRFKKVLTLETVYGYNPIPASLNAEERKFIVGAQANMWGNFTTTPAHYEYMTYPRLCALAEATWTPKKNYKHFESKLEKQYKRFDEMHVAYRRHDKQ